One window of the Melanotaenia boesemani isolate fMelBoe1 chromosome 14, fMelBoe1.pri, whole genome shotgun sequence genome contains the following:
- the LOC121652971 gene encoding regulator of G-protein signaling 2-like: MRENLTSVSSLNMAFTDSMKPTDLSADKKGIKRKNWRRRIGFLLKTNSSQPILRLVKNRSYRPSVDDVNQWAQSLDKLLGHKYGKAAFHIFLKSEFCEENIEFWTACEDFKKLTSRKDLVSKANSIHEEFIRSEAAKEINLDFHTKNAIVQSLHAPTPTSFLAAQKKVYSLMENNSYPRFINSDLYKELCAAAKGEGKHIKS; this comes from the exons ATGAGAGAGAACCTTACCAGTGTATCATCCCTAAACATGGCTTTTACCGACAGCATGAAACCTACCGATCTATCTGCAGATAAGAAGGGAATAAA gaGGAAAAACTGGAGGCGCAGGATTGGATTTCTGCTGAAGACAAATTCCTCTCAGCCAATACTGCGTCTAGTGAAAAATAGATCCTACAG GCCAAGTGTTGATGACGTGAACCAATGGGCGCAGTCACTTGACAAACTACTTGGTCATAAAT ATGGGAAAGCTGCTTTTCATATCTTTCTGAAGTCCGAGTTCTGCGAGGAGAACATTGAGTTTTGGACAGCTTGTGAGGATTTTAAGAAGCTAACATCGCGCAAAGATCTGGTATCCAAGGCTAACAGCATCCATGAGGAGTTCATTAGAAGTGAAGCTGCCAAGGAG ATTAACCTGGACTTTCACACCAAAAATGCCATCGTCCAGAGTCTCCATGCACCTACTCCAACTAGCTTCTTGGCAGCTCAAAAGAAAGTCTACAGCCTGATGGAAAACAACTCATACCCGAGGTTTATCAACTCCGACCTCTACAAAGAACTGTGTGCAGCTGCCAAGGGAGAGGGCAAGCATATAAAGTCCTAG